The DNA window ataaatgacgtagcattttttgagtaatttttaacacCCACCTCCCCCATCCtcgcatttcgtcacaaacctctaaatactccccctggtaattacgtagcttgacggtaactctcccccctgtccccgtattttttttaaatgaataaagatgtaagttattcccctttaaacaAGCTACGTAGCCTGACATGACCCCTTCCCCtccgtcgtcacacatcatcacaaaatgcaaaactcccccctcccccatataatgctacttCATCTATGGAAGATCCCTTGTATGACGCTGACGATTGGCATTAACTCAATACAGAAATAACAAGCATTCACTGTTTCTAGAATTTATCGACATGTTAAATATTCTCAGACGCGGTTTTGGATAAAAGCAACGACATATTGAGACTTTGTTTGCCTTTTATAAAACTGTGTTGATAGTCTGCAAtgtactgccgttataagcataatTGTCCAATGTTATATGGGGTTCCATATATACATGAGACATTGACATTGACATTGAGTGTTGTGCTTGCAGGGAAATAAAATAGGGTCTAAAGTCTAAAACAACCAGGTGGAATATTGCTTTGATACGGCAATTAAACACCCGATTCCTCAATAATAATCATTGTTCGATTTCCCTTTTCATAAACTAGAAACATGAGGGCTGCTTTCTAACAGGGAATATTCCAGATTGCTCGAAGACTCACCGAAGTGgctcaagaagcccgctgatgcactttttgataaaaaaaaaatgaagccGGGGAAATGCATGCCTCCAACTTAGAGTTTGCAGCAAGAATGGCAACATTAACGATACAAGTTCTGTTGCTGGATCGGCGAGATTCACAGCAGGGGCAAATTGTCCTCATGCGGCGCTAGCCAAAAGAAACAGCGTTTCTTTAGTGTAGGTGCCCAAATTTCTATTGATGTACCTACCTATAAGATCGTAGCCAAAGTCAGTGTGCTCCTGAGGAGGCCCGTTGTCAATGCATACAAAAAAGCCTTTGCGCAAAAGTTCTGTAATAGGTTTGTTTTAGTACCCTGAGCAATTAGAAGTCCTCCTAAACAAACAGCCAGAAAACCATTCCTGTAAACGTTTCTCTATTTTCTACTTCTAGTAGCAAACCGAAGTAAACATGAACTAGATGTTTTGCTCTGGATGAACACCGCAACAAGAATTAAGTACCGAAACAAACGTTATGATTACTATGTAGTGTATACAGTTTATTTATCACTCACATAATAGTTATTCTATTTCGCAACAACATCGGCGACGACGAGCAATCATTCAGCATCCACAGCACAGCGAAACCCTAAATTCCCTGCTGAGCTGTCCTCGGTGTTTTGCGATCGCGCAGCACATCTGTATCTGTAACAGTAAGATTCATGGCACAAGTAGGATCCACCCTTTTTCACCCGATTCGGAGGTTTTGCCTTCTCGTGCTCATCCCACAAATCTGACGTCCACTCCCAAACGTTGCCGACGATATTGTacaaattgaacgcattttgtGGAAACTTATCAACGCGGCATGTACCCACGCTACCGTCCTCAGCAAGATTGTTCTCGGGAAAATCACCCTGCCAAATGTTCATGTAATGCTCATCCTTCGGCAGTAGTTTGTTGCCCCAGGGAAACAGCTTTCGTTTTCTGCCGCCGCGACATGCAACCTCCCATTCAGCTTCCGTTGGAAGACGTTTCCCCTTCCACGCACAATAGGCGACAGCATCATTCCAGGACACGTGAACAACTGGGTGATCCAAACGATCTTCGATTCCTTTGGTCGCATCACCTTCGGGAAACCGCCAACTAGCTCCTTTTATCTTATACCACCAAAGAGCGGCGGCCACGCGGAAGTCCTGGTATTTCTCTCTAACTTCATCACTTAAGAACTCCtggaaaacaaaactatcgCCAAATTTCTCTGCTTCGGTAACGTAATCTGTTTGCTCCACGAAATTCTTAAACTTTTGATTCGAAACTTCGTACCAATCCAAATAAAAATCTTTTATGATTACATCTCGTTCGGGACCTTCTCGGTCGGTATGAAAAAACGGTTCATTTGTTCCTACGGTATGTTTTCCTCCAGGAATGCGGCTCATCTCTTGTACTAGCCCAAGAAGACCGTCATGttggttttgtttattttcacgACCGGGAAAAATGACTTGTTCTGAGGGTCCACTTTCGTCTTGCGATTCTCGCTTGAGTTTATTACAACCGCAATCTCCTTCAACCGCCAGAATTATCCATGTGTTGATAATTGTGAATACAATATACAATATGACCATGGTCTAAAAATAAAggaaaatttttttaattatacgTACCATATTgcttaaaaatatcaaaaatacgTGGAAGCTTACTTACCTTTCgtcaataaaaactcacatgcGATTGATTTTAATTTGTAAGTATACCAATAATAGATAAcgtattttttgtaaaaaaaaaatcaggtacctaaggaaaaatattaatttaattattttgaagattcagaattcagaaaaaattggaaaaaagacGAATaattaaatgtaaacaaaaatgacgataaagtgaatgtacacggtaaaaaattCTCACGTTGATGGAAAGTGATTTGCAGTTGATTTCGCACTACTTGCCCAACATTTCAATGCGATCTGTCAATCTGTTGGAATGGATCATTTCAAAGCACTACGAAATCAACTTCATTTGAAATGTGTTACACATTGATTCTAATAGATCTTGCATTTAACTATATACGTATTTCTCACGGTATATCCCATTATGGATTACCtgagaacaaataataaattaaccACAAGTAAAATATACAATACTCACGTTCTTCATTACTTTGGAAATGCAAGTTTTCCATTTTTGCTCCTATTTCCGAGCATACGTTTGTAGTCGATTAAAGACTTTAGTGTTTTGACACTTGTAATTAAAGATGGAACAACTCAAATTCAATAGATTAGTACAGTGGTGCGAATTCAACGgatattcatttcaatttaaagATCATTTCTATTAAATAGCTTTCAAAGACCAGGTCATTTTGATACGAGTTATAAATCCTTAGAAAATCAATGCTAAATCACTTCAATTGTTAGTGATACATGATAAACTAATTCAAGTCCAACATCATTTGCATtagacgtgacaattttttaccgtgtaaGCAATCGATATCTTGGACGTCGTCCAACGTTGGTCCGACGAAGGTCGTGCATTGGACGAGTTTCGTATGAGGTTACATGTAGGTTACCGAAGGGTAGTACTAGAATGCACACCGAGATACTAAAATATGCAGAGTTTGCATATTTTCTATTCCGGTCTCGTTTTTCTGGTATGATTTATATGCATTTCCTGTAATAACTTGGTGTATAGGCTTTCAATGAAAGAATAGACCGAATATGTTCAATGCATAAAATTCACAGTAGATGAAAGGAGAGACAGATAGAAAAacatgctatcgatgcataaatttAGTTCTTCGTGTACACTGAAAATAAACTATAAAATTTACagagtttgcatattttttgtttaaGTCTCGTTTGTTACACTATTCCAGA is part of the Topomyia yanbarensis strain Yona2022 chromosome 1, ASM3024719v1, whole genome shotgun sequence genome and encodes:
- the LOC131676840 gene encoding formylglycine-generating enzyme, with protein sequence MVILYIVFTIINTWIILAVEGDCGCNKLKRESQDESGPSEQVIFPGRENKQNQHDGLLGLVQEMSRIPGGKHTVGTNEPFFHTDREGPERDVIIKDFYLDWYEVSNQKFKNFVEQTDYVTEAEKFGDSFVFQEFLSDEVREKYQDFRVAAALWWYKIKGASWRFPEGDATKGIEDRLDHPVVHVSWNDAVAYCAWKGKRLPTEAEWEVACRGGRKRKLFPWGNKLLPKDEHYMNIWQGDFPENNLAEDGSVGTCRVDKFPQNAFNLYNIVGNVWEWTSDLWDEHEKAKPPNRVKKGGSYLCHESYCYRYRCAARSQNTEDSSAGNLGFRCAVDAE